A genomic stretch from Spodoptera frugiperda isolate SF20-4 chromosome 14, AGI-APGP_CSIRO_Sfru_2.0, whole genome shotgun sequence includes:
- the LOC118279360 gene encoding phenoloxidase-activating enzyme, translating into MVLLRASALFIHFHKFISHNMKFIGILIVVLSILGVGLVLAQQQCHKPVGEVGEFLPITKCAHLKQLLDKPNKSGQDRALLQKLHCGFVDNIPQVWCAKQGGSEPNSCTTPDGKPGKCINIYACPQLSNLLNQPVSERNKSFVRNSACQGPHKFNVCCGTSPAREDPDILDSRTRDENKACVRHMTAYPPAPSTGCCGVSAEVGNKIVGAGGEATEIDQYPWAVLIEYETNSGLILCGGVLISGRYVLTAAHCIAGVILRNGTPKFVRLGEYNITNEGPDCKLTAGGGQDCTEGVTRIEIERTIPHPQYNPIKTSRWNDIGLIRLKETAPYTDFIRPICLPTKDITQARNRNDFFTMFVTGWGATENTTFSDVKLEVTVPFVPMDQCEPAYNVGVFPSKLWKGQLCAGGKKGTDSCKGDSGGPLMYENNKLFELAGIVSYGKNPCGIQDVAGVYSNVYEYRDWINSVIVP; encoded by the exons ATGGTTCTGCTACGAGCAAGTGcactttttattcattttcataagtTTATATCGCACAACATGAAGTTTATTGGGATTCTAATCGTAGTTTTAAGCATATTAGGCGTTGGACTGGTGCTAGCAC AACAACAATGTCATAAACCAGTCGGCGAAGTCGGTGAATTCTTACCGATCACAAAATGTGCACATTTGAAACAACTATTAGACAAGCCAAACAAGTCTGGTCAAGACAGAGCCTTGTTGCAAAAATTGCATTGCGGCTTTGTAGATAATATACCACAG gTATGGTGTGCTAAACAGGGTGGATCAGAGCCAAACTCGTGTACCACCCCTGATGGGAAGCCTGGCAAATGCATAAACATATACGCGTGTCCACAACTCTCGAATCTTCTAAATCAACCCGTGTCCGAAAGAAATAAGTCATTCGTGAGGAATTCTGC TTGCCAAGGCCCCCATAAATTCAACGTTTGCTGTGGAACCTCTCCCGCTAGAGAAGATCCCGATATTCTTGATTCAAGAACGCGCGATGAGAACAAGGCATGCGTACGTCATATGACTGCCTACCCCCCCGCTCCCAGTACTGGCTGCTGTGGCGTCTCGGCTGAAGTCGGCAATAAAATCGTAGGAGCTg GTGGTGAAGCGACGGAAATTGACCAATATCCATGGGCTGTTCTGATAGAGTATGAGACCAACAGCGGGCTCATTTTATGTGGTGGTGTACTGATCAGTGGAAGATATGTCCTCACGGCTGCCCACTGTATTGCTGGCGTGATACTGAGGAATGGAACACC AAAATTTGTCCGTCTCGGAGAATACAACATAACCAACGAAGGTCCAGATTGCAAGCTCACAGCAGGAGGTGGGCAGGACTGTACAGAGGGTGTAACTAGAATAGAAATCGAGAGGACAATTCCTCACCCACAGTACAATCCCATTAAAACATCAAGATGGAACGATATTGGCTTGATTAGGTTGAAGGAGACTGCACCTTACACag ATTTTATCCGGCCCATCTGTTTACCAACGAAGGATATAACTCAAGCAAGAAATAGAAATGATTTCTTCACCATGTTCGTTACTGGATGGGGCGCAACTGAAAACACAACGTTTAGTGACGTCAAACTTGAAGTGACCGTACCTTTTGTACCAATGGAT CAATGCGAACCAGCGTACAACGTAGGCGTTTTCCCATCAAAACTATGGAAGGGGCAACTTTGTGCTGGTGGTAAAAAGGGCACGGACTCCTGCAAAGGCGACTCCGGAGGACCGTTGATGTAcgaaaataataagttattcGAACTGGCCGGCATCGTGAGCTATGGCAAAAACCCGTGCGGAATACAAGATGTAGCAGGAGTCTACAGTAACGTTTACGAATACAGAGATTGGATTAATAGTGTGATCGTtccttaa